In the Populus trichocarpa isolate Nisqually-1 chromosome 1, P.trichocarpa_v4.1, whole genome shotgun sequence genome, TTATCCCGTAGGTTTTGTAAgaaaatctaaatatatttctattttaatattaaataaaaatattttttgtgattagtttttttttaaatgcattattaatatctaattttgtttttttgtatgtaatttatttttttctgatccGTGGCGTGTCGCGGGACAAATcattaattgaattataaatgataatagtaataatatatcATACTAGCATCAGTGAAGAAAATCAAGGTGTTATCTCTGTTGCAGATGCAGAGATGGAGGGAGAGGGAAATTTGGAGAAATAAAAAGGGGAGGTGGGggaatttgagagaaaaaagagatgtCAGACCTCGACAGACAAATAGAGCAACTGAAGAGGTGCGAGCCCCTGAAGGAATCggaagtgaaagctctttgccTCAAAGCTATGGAAATCCTCGTCGAAGAGAGCAACGTTCAACGCGTCGATGCTCCCGTCACCGtacttctcttcttgtttttttttaatttttttttaatgacttgCTCTTGCTGTATATGAGATGAAAGCCTGCTGCTATTGTTACTTTTttactgaattttttattttaatttctgacgAGAATAATATTCTACAGCTTTAGTATCATTAGTTGTTCTGCCAGTATTATTACTCCTAAATTTACTAGTCTTTATTTATTgcaaaattgaattcaaaattagaatttaggtttcttttcttttttaagattagaCACTCCAATCATGAAagtttctagtttttattttgagatttctTTCTGGTTTGATATGTATTTGAAAAGCCTCTTCCTCCCATAAGAAATCTATTATTAGTTTGCTACGAGTTTCCTTTGTTGAGTATGCTTATAcatttaatttaagataaaatgtGTAGTCCTGTTTATTCTTAATAGGTATGAGACTAGAACCCTGTTAGTATGGAACCTGTTATCATGGAGTTAAAtgcccccttttctttttgcataTGAAATAGGAGATGTGTTAAGGTTTTAATCATTCTACGCcaattaattagattttcatTTTCCACGTCGAGATTCTGTCTGAGGTAGCTGCTCCTGCTCAACAGCAGAAGATGATGTTGAACAAGGAACCTTTGGGTTAGAATGATCTGTGGTATTACCAATGTATACAGTAGGTTGGCCATTCAGTTGTCTTAGGTTTAGTTTAGGTTCAGAATGTTGTCATAATTTGGGTAAGCCAAACGTTGGACTTAGTTCCAGATGCATCTAGTAAGACTTTCTTTACTTCTTTATCTTgctttgttaaagttaatattgaatgagaatgaatgaCATCTTGTTTCCGAACACAAATATGGTGGTTCCTACTTCATACTGTAGCCATGAATTTTCTGCttcaaatatctttttcttaaaaCGAGGAAAAAATAAGAAGTGCATCTTATGATCGTTATGCTTGGGTTATTTAAAAATCCTAGTGGTCTCTTATGCTGTGTGTTTTGAAGGATATTATTCAGTGAAAGTTTTGCCTCTGAATGTGTGGGAGtaataaaatttcagatcaTCACTAGGAAATAAGTTTTCACCCCATTGTATATTACTGTTCCATTGCCTACTTTTTCTGAGAATTTAGTGGTATGTTGTTTTGTGATATTATTATTTCCTCTTAACAATGACAATCTTCTTTCACATGCataatttctttgtttcaaacAATTACTCTTTGAGTCTGTATCTATGTAGAATGGTCTAAACGGGACTACTTGGAAGTGTTTCTTCTGTATACCAATGCTGTTGGAGGTTTTGAATCTTTGTACTAAGACGATTCAATTTTTATTGTGCGTAGATATGTGGAGATATCCATGGACAGTTTTATGACATGAAAGAGCTTTTCAAGGTGGGAGGGGATTGCCCGAAGACTAGTTACTTGTTTCTTGGAGATTTTGTTGATAGAGGATATTACTCTGTTGAGACATTTCTGCTTCTTTTAGCCCTTAAGGTACATATTATTTTCTCTTGGAGTTTAAGGTAACACTGTTGAGATATGCATGCTTTTATTATAATGGAGGTTTTATGGATGTTCTTCTACTTCCTATCTACTGATATTTAAACATTTCTTAActaaatttttctaattttaaacaCTCTGACATTCTCTTTGAAAAGTTTCATGGTCAGATGTCAATAAAGCAGCTTCCATGGTATGTCTCTTTCTAGGAGTAGTTTCAGGATAgattgtaataaaaattaaaatcaattcataTCATGACTTTTTTTCAGCGATATCACTGTGTCTGGGGGTAAATATTTTTAACCTCTGCTTGGTGGACCATAATTACAGTTCACGGGAATGTTACATTTGATGCTGGTGCGAGGTTTGTGCACCATCCGACAGATCATGTTTACAATGTAATTGGCATAATAATCATTGCATAATTGGTAGTTAGTCTAAGAATTTGGTTGATTTCTGCCACCCGAGAATTCCTTATTcaaaaatttaacttaaaaccCATTTTAGCAAGATAATGACTGTGGTAAGTCCTATCTTCAATTTTGCTGGCTTTTCAGGAGGCAAAATccttttgtaaattaatttgaggAGAGCACAATGGAAATGAAAATTGACAATGGCTGTTTAAAAGCTTCCGGAACAATAAACAATCGATTTAGTAAATGGCATTTTGACATTCTGTAGTTGCGGGACCAGTATAAGAAAGTTCTGTACTAAACGGACTAGGGATATAATGCATTAAGAGACGGGAAATTATGTGTAATTTTGGACTTAAAAAGCCCTGGCGGTACAAAATTTGACATCAATGCCACAGACATACAAAGACCTTACTAGTAAAAAATGAAGCTGGCCAAATTCATTGATCTACTAAAAGCTTGAAGCCAGAGGTCAATAATAAGCAAACATAATCACCTGATGATCTTTTTGAggtctttctatttttataccGTTGTCATGTACTATGATATCTTTTGTCAAGTTGCCTTCAAATTGCTTCAGGGGTCAGCCTGAATTCAAGCTTACGTTGTCAAATTTGGCTTGGCAATGTGATTTTTTCTGTTCATCGAGTAATAAATGTTCCACCAATTGTCTTATCATCTCTCTTTTTAGCTAATAACTTTGTATCATCAGGTGAGATATCCAGATCGGATAACACTCATTAGAGGGAATCATGAGAGCCGTCAGATAACACAGGTTAGATCTCGTATGATTATTGGTGTTGAACTTCCATTTGTTATAGATTTTGACATCAGTACTTTCGTCACAGGTGTATGGATTTTATGATGAGTGTTTGCGTAAATACGGCTCAGTGAATGTTTGGAGATATTGCACCGATATATTTGATTACATGAGGTATGCTAATAAATTAGAGAAAACAGTTATCCAAAAAATGAGGGGGGTCAGGGTAGGGGgaaggagggagagagagagaggggaggcACATCTAAGTTAGCTGGGTTGGATGCtataaaatctaataattatGGAGTTACAGCTGATTTTTTATGGGATGGTTAACTGGATGTCCAACTGATGATTGCACAGTCTGCCATCTAATCATGGGTGCTCATAATGTTCATCATCCAATTGACTGTCATGTGATGCGAAGGTACTTATGAAAAGAGGGTTGCAAGTGCGTGAAAGCTATAAGTTTTATGATGTTGGCAAAATCCATTCTGTACTGCTTCTTTTCTGCCTTGTCAGACATCTGTAATCAATTTTTATTGGGTACTGTTGACAATCAGATGGCATTGGGAATTATTGACAAGTCACTTGCACACAATTTTTATTACACATTAATTTaccttgtgtttgtttttaaccTAATCACCATGATTTTAAGACTTAATTGCTATCTTCTTACCAGTCTGAGCCCTGATCTGAATGTGCTTATATTATGGTAGGATTGGAATAAAGCATtaaaacttctttcttttcaactgTCCAGTGTTGTATCATAGCAAACTGAGAATTATCTGGTACTTGACTGGTTAGGTACATACTATTTTTATCAGACTTTAGTTTGCCTTGTGTCCCTTTGTAACACAGTAATGACGTATCTAGGTCTTGATGGGTGTCTTCCTTCTAATGGGTGCCCTGGTTTGACTGCTTATATTTCGGTATGACTGGAAGAAAGTATTTAAGCTTCCTCTTTTTGATGGTTCAGTATCATGTCAGAATGATAGATTTTTCCTTTGATGTGATTCAACATGGGAATTAGGAATATTTGCCTTACTGACAGAAAGTGAAGTTTGCCATTGAAAAGTTTTTGTTTGTATGTTTGCTTCCCATATCACTATAACTTCCACGgaccataaaaaatcaacttaagcATCTGTTATTTGTCATTCCTTTTCTCCCCATGTAAGATGCTTCCATCAAAATATTTCAGTTCTAATTGTGATGTTGGTTTATCAGTCTGTCAGCTCTCATTGAGAATAAGGTTTTTAGTGTTCATGGTGGTCTCTCTCCTGCTATATCAACATTGGATCAGGTTGATGAATCCATCCAGCTTGCTTTTCTTCTCCTCACTGAAGATTTGTGTAAATAACTGCTAACACAACCCATTTTCCAGATTCGAACAATTGATAGGAAGCAAGAAGTACCTCATGATGGTGCTATGTGTGATCTTCTCTGGTCAGATCCTGAAGATATTGTTGATGGTTGGGGGTTGAGTCCACGTGGTGCTGGTTTTCTATTTGGTGGTAGTGTGGTCACTTCTTTCAACCACTCTAACAATATTGATTACATATGTCGTGCTCATCAGTTGGTGATGGAAGGGTATAAGTGGATGTTCAGGAACCAAATAGTCACTGTTTGGTCAGCTCCAAACTACTGTTACAGGTAAAT is a window encoding:
- the LOC7470816 gene encoding serine/threonine-protein phosphatase PP-X isozyme 2 isoform X2 → MSDLDRQIEQLKRCEPLKESEVKALCLKAMEILVEESNVQRVDAPVTICGDIHGQFYDMKELFKVGGDCPKTSYLFLGDFVDRGYYSVETFLLLLALKVRYPDRITLIRGNHESRQITQVYGFYDECLRKYGSVNVWRYCTDIFDYMRFEQLIGSKKYLMMVLCVIFSGQILKILLMVGG
- the LOC7470816 gene encoding serine/threonine-protein phosphatase PP-X isozyme 2 isoform X1; the protein is MSDLDRQIEQLKRCEPLKESEVKALCLKAMEILVEESNVQRVDAPVTICGDIHGQFYDMKELFKVGGDCPKTSYLFLGDFVDRGYYSVETFLLLLALKVRYPDRITLIRGNHESRQITQVYGFYDECLRKYGSVNVWRYCTDIFDYMSLSALIENKVFSVHGGLSPAISTLDQIRTIDRKQEVPHDGAMCDLLWSDPEDIVDGWGLSPRGAGFLFGGSVVTSFNHSNNIDYICRAHQLVMEGYKWMFRNQIVTVWSAPNYCYRCGNVAAILELDENLNKQFRVFDAAPPESRGAPAKNPAPDYFL